In Zingiber officinale cultivar Zhangliang chromosome 8B, Zo_v1.1, whole genome shotgun sequence, a single genomic region encodes these proteins:
- the LOC122013809 gene encoding probable CCR4-associated factor 1 homolog 11 produces the protein MAVAVVNNNDMLISSSAFSTSASRVEVRSVWAHNLDEEFALIRSAVPFHPFVALDTEYPGVVVASKNPYCTLTLPQRYELIRANVEALRIVQVGLTLSDAAGNLPCAIYSDGTCVRYVWEFNFRDFDIIRDRYAPSSVELLKANGIDFQKNQIWGIDSCTFAHHLATSGLLSFGHFSPVSWVPSYSQDADMRLQITKDRS, from the coding sequence ATGGCTGTTGCAGTCGTCAACAATAACGATATGCTAATTTCCTCTTCCGCCTTCAGCACCAGCGCCAGCAGAGTCGAGGTTCGCTCCGTGTGGGCTCATAACCTCGACGAGGAGTTCGCCCTTATCCGCTCCGCCGTCCCGTTCCACCCCTTCGTCGCATTGGACACCGAGTATCCTGGCGTCGTCGTCGCTTCCAAAAATCCCTACTGCACCCTCACCCTCCCCCAGCGCTACGAATTGATCCGCGCCAACGTCGAGGCCCTCCGCATCGTCCAGGTCGGTCTCACCCTCTCCGACGCCGCCGGCAACCTCCCATGTGCCATCTACAGCGACGGCACTTGTGTGCGTTACGTGTGGGAATTTAATTTCCGCGACTTCGACATCATCCGCGACCGTTACGCCCCTTCCTCCGTCGAGCTGCTCAAGGCTAATGGCATCGACTTCCAAAAGAATCAAATATGGGGCATCGACTCTTGCACATTCGCCCACCACTTGGCCACCTCCGGCTTGCTTTCCTTTGGCCATTTTTCTCCCGTCTCCTGGGTACCTTCCTATAGTCAAGATGCTGACATGCGACTGCAAATTACCAAAGACCGTTCGTGA